The Acidobacteriota bacterium genome contains the following window.
TTCTGCATGTTGCGCGTGCCGACCTGCAAAATGTCCGCGTATTCGGCGACCAGTTCCACGTCGCCCGTGTCCAGCACTTCGGTAATGACGGCCAACCCGGTTTTGGCGCGTGCTTCGGCCAACAGCTTCAATCCGTCTTCAGCCATTCCCTGAAAATCATACGGCGAAGTGCGGGGTTTGTATGCGCCGCCGCGCAACAGATGCGCGCCGGATTTGGCGACGGATTCGGCAGTAGTCATCAATTGTTCGCGACCTTCGACCGAACACGGGCCGGCCATTACCACAAAGCCGCCGTCGCCGATGGTGACATTGCCGACTTTGATTGCCGATTTTTGTTTTTTGACTTCGCGGCTGACCAGTTTGAATGGTTGCAGGATCGGGAACGCGTCTTCGACGCCATCGGCGGATTTGAGCGACTCGATGTGCTCTTTTTTGTCGCCGTGACCGACGGCGGCGATCACGGTTCGTTCCGTGCCACGAATGACATGCGGCGCATAGCCGAAATCCCGAATGCGATCGCAAATGTGGTTGATCTGTTCGTCTGTAGCCCCTGAATGCATAGCGATTATCATGTAAATGCTCCTGATGAAGTTGTGTTTGGTGATTAAAATTTGGAGGAAGAATCAGTTCGCCGATTGCAACTCTTCATTGCCTTTCGTCGCTCGCCGATAACATCCCAGAACTTTCAGATTTGTGGCAAATTCGGCCAGATGGGATAACGCGTTCATCACGCGTGGATCCGAGGTATTGCCTATGAAATCAAGATAAAAACTGTATTCCCAGGGGTGCCCGACCAGTGGCCGCGATTGAATCTTCGTCAGATCAATTTCGCGCAGCGCAAACACTGCCATTGCCCGGAACAAAGAACCGGTTCGATGCTCCAGCGAAAACACAATGGATGTTTTATCGGCGTCGAGTGGTGGGGAACCTGCGCGGTCTTCGCGGGCGAGCAGGAAAAATCGAGTGTAATTTTGCTGGTCGTCTTCGATTCCAGCTTTCAAAATTTGCGCGCCGTAGACTTCCGCGGCCATCGCACTGGCAATCGCAGCGGCGCCGGGTTCGCGGCTTGCCATCAGCATTTTGACGCTGCCCGCTGTGTCATAGGCCACGACCTGTTGCATGTCGGGATGGTCGGCAAAAAACTGCTGGCATTGCCCCAAGGCCACCGGATGCGAATACACGCGCCGGACATTTTCCAGCTTGATTTCGGGCGGCGCGATCAGGTTATGCACTATCCGCAAACTGGTTTCGCCGACGATCCGCAAATTGTGTTTGAGCAGCAAATCGTAGTTTTGATAGATGGAGCCAAAGAGCGAGTTTTCAATCGGCGCCAGGCAATAATCGCTTTCGCGACTTTCGACCGAAGCGAACATCTGCTCGAAGGTTTCGCATGGAGCCAATTCGATTTCCTCGCCCAGCAAATTGCGCGCCGCCTGGCTGCTGAAAGCGCCCGGTTCACCCTGAAAGGCGACGCGTGGTTTCTTGATCGGTTGGAGGTTTTGTTCTGTGTCCATAAAGTTCAAAAGCCCCTCGTTCGGTTTGAACGAGGGGCTTGCTT
Protein-coding sequences here:
- the aroF gene encoding 3-deoxy-7-phosphoheptulonate synthase → MIIAMHSGATDEQINHICDRIRDFGYAPHVIRGTERTVIAAVGHGDKKEHIESLKSADGVEDAFPILQPFKLVSREVKKQKSAIKVGNVTIGDGGFVVMAGPCSVEGREQLMTTAESVAKSGAHLLRGGAYKPRTSPYDFQGMAEDGLKLLAEARAKTGLAVITEVLDTGDVELVAEYADILQVGTRNMQNFALLKKLGEVSKPVMLKRGLSATIKEFLLSAEYIVTHGNPNVILCERGIRTFETALRNTLDLAAVPLLNELTHLPIVIDPSHATGKRSLVKPLAKASVAVGADGLMAEVHPKPEEAWSDGPQSLRLEEFDQLMREIDPWVNLRASEQN
- the pheA gene encoding prephenate dehydratase, with the protein product MDTEQNLQPIKKPRVAFQGEPGAFSSQAARNLLGEEIELAPCETFEQMFASVESRESDYCLAPIENSLFGSIYQNYDLLLKHNLRIVGETSLRIVHNLIAPPEIKLENVRRVYSHPVALGQCQQFFADHPDMQQVVAYDTAGSVKMLMASREPGAAAIASAMAAEVYGAQILKAGIEDDQQNYTRFFLLAREDRAGSPPLDADKTSIVFSLEHRTGSLFRAMAVFALREIDLTKIQSRPLVGHPWEYSFYLDFIGNTSDPRVMNALSHLAEFATNLKVLGCYRRATKGNEELQSAN